One region of Erythrolamprus reginae isolate rEryReg1 chromosome 12, rEryReg1.hap1, whole genome shotgun sequence genomic DNA includes:
- the CDS2 gene encoding phosphatidate cytidylyltransferase 2, with amino-acid sequence MSELRQRAAREPEGQRDAQGQELELETKLDGGETASDSENKSEAAPVSSADDTPEVLNRALSHLSSRWKNWWVRGILTLAMIVFFFIIIYLGPMVLMMIVMCVQIKCFHEIITIGYNVYHSYELPWFRTLSWYFLLCVNYFFYGETVTDYFFTLVQREEPLRILSKYHRFISFTLYLTGFCMFVLSLVKKHYRLQFYMFGWTHVTLLIVVTQSHLIIHNLFEGMIWFIVPISCVICNDIMAYMFGFFFGRTPLIKLSPKKTWEGFIGGFFATVVFGLLLSYLMSGYRCFICPVEFNNDTNSFTVDCEPPELFQLQEYNIPLVLQSVVGWKTVRMYPFQIHSIALSTFASLIGPFGGFFASGFKRAFKIKDFANTIPGHGGIMDRFDCQYLMATFVNVYIASFIRGPNPSKLIQQLLTLRPDQQLNIFNTLKAHLADKGVLPTSEDA; translated from the exons GAGTTGGAGCTGGAGACTAAGTTGGATGGAGGAGAAACTGCTTCGGACAGTGAGAATAAATCGGAGGCCGCCCCGGTTTCTTCGGCTGACGACACTCCAGAGGTCCTCAACAGAGCACTGTCCCACCTGTCCTCAAG ATGGAAGAACTGGTGGGTGAGGGGCATCCTGACGCTGGCCATGAttgtcttcttcttcatcatcatctactTGGGACCCATGGTGTTGATGATGATT GTGATGTGTGTCCAGATCAAATGCTTCCACGAGATCATCACCATCGGTTACAACGTGTACCATTCCTACGAGCTGCCCTGGTTCAGGACCCTGAGTTG GTACTTCCTGCTGTGTGTGAACTATTTCTTCTACGGCGAGACAGTGACCGATTATTTCTTCACTCTGGTCCAGAGGGAGGAGCCCTTACGCATCCTTAGCAAATACCACCGCTTCATTTCCTTCACCCTCTATTTGACAG GTTTTTGCATGTTCGTGTTGAGCTTGGTGAAAAAGCATTACCGCCTTCAGTTCTACATG TTTGGCTGGACCCATGTGACTTTGCTAATAGTTGTTACCCAGTCGCACCTCATCATTCACAACCTGTTTGAAGGAATGATCTG GTTTATTGTCCCAATTTCCTGTGTCATCTGCAATGACATCATGGCCTACATGTTTGGATTCTTCTTCGGACGCACCCCGCTGATTAAG TTGTCCCCAAAGAAAACCTGGGAAGGGTTCATTGGAGGATTCTTTGCCACTGTTGTATTTGGCCTTTTA CTCTCCTATCTGATGTCCGGCTACAGATGTTTCATATGTCCAGTCGAATTCAACAACGACACCAACAGCTTCACCGTGGACTGTGAGCCTCCGGAGCTCTTCCAGCTGCAGGAATATAACATCCCGCTGGTGCTTCAGTCGGTGGTTGGCTGG AAAACCGTCCGGATGTATCCCTTCCAGATCCACAGCATTGCCCTCTCCACTTTTGCATCCCTGATTGGACCGTTTGGGGGCTTCTTTGCCAGCGGTTTCAAGAGAGCATTCAAGATCAAG GATTTTGCCAACACCATCCCTGGGCACGGGGGCATCATGGATCGGTTTGACTGCCAGTACCTGATggccacctttgtcaatgtgtaTATTGCCAGCTTTATcag gGGCCCCAACCCGAGCAAACTCATCCAGCAGCTCTTAACCTTACGGCCCGATCAACAGCTGAACATCTTCAACACGCTAAAGGCTCACCTGGCCGACAAGGGGGTGCTCCCCACTTCCGAGGACGCGTAG